The window CGATCGCAGAGGTTTGTAACAAGGTATAAAAGAACAGGAAGTCGTATATGGCACAACATCCGCACGCAGGTAAACCAGCTCGCGTTGAAGACCTCACTAATATTCCACGTCTGGTCGCTGCTTATTATCTGAATAAACCTGATATGTCATTACCTGAGCAACGCGTTGCCTTCGGTACCTCCGGGCACCGTGGTAGTTCGTTGCACAATGCTTTCACCGAATCTCATATTCAGGCTGTCAGTCAGGCTTTGGCCGAATATCGCCAAAGTAAGGGTATTTCTGGCCCGTTATTTATTGGTATGGATACGCACGCGTTGTCCGAAGCGGCACTGGCCAGCGCCGTACAAGTATTGGCAGCTAACGGTGTGCAGGTTCGCATTCAGCAAGGCTTAGGCTATACACCGACGCCTGTTGTTTCTCATGCGATCCTGACATACAACCGCGCCGGTCATGCTGATCAGGCGGACGGTGTCGTGATCACACCATCGCACAATCCACCGGAAGATGGTGGCTTTAAATATAACCCACCGCATGGTGGCCCAGCCGAAGGTGATATCACCAAGTGGGTGGAAGATCGAGCGAACCAGATCCTGGAAAACGGTTCTGTTGATGTGAAAGTCATGCCTTATGCCGCGGCGATTGCTTCTGAATTTGTGCAGGAACATGACTACGTTACCCCGTATGTGAATGATTTGGGTAATGTGCTGGATATGGAAGCAATTCGTAAATCGGGCATCAAAATTGGTGTTGATCCGTTGGGTGGCGCGGGTGTTGCCTACTGGGACGTGATTGCGAAAACCTATGGCCTGAATATCGAAGTCGTGAATTACCGGGTTGATCCAACCTTCTCATTCATGACGCTGGATAAAGACGGCAAAATCCGTATGGATTGCTCAAGCCCATGGGCGATGGCGAGCCTGATTGGTCTGAAAGACAAATTTGATATCGCATTGGGTAATGACCCGGATTATGACCGTCACGGTATTGTGACTAAATCAGGTCTGATGAATCCAAACCATTATCTGGCAGTGGCGATCCAATATCTGTTTACCCATCGTCCTAACTGGCCAGCTCAAGCGGCAGTGGGTAAGACACTGGTTTCGTCTTCCATCATTGATCGCGTGGCCGGTAAAATTGCCCGCAATCTGAAAGAAGTGCCGGTTGGCTTTAAATGGTTTGTCGATGGTCTGTTTGACGGCAGTTTTGGTTTCGGTGGCGAAGAGAGCGCGGGTGCTTCATTCCTGCGTAAAGACGGCACTGTCTGGACCACCGACAAAGACGGTTTTATTCTGGCTTTGCTGGCAGCAGAAATTATTGCGGTGACTGGCAAAGACCCACAGCAGCTGTATGACGCACTGACCGAAGAATTTGGTGCACCAGTTTATCGTCGTATCGATGCACCAGCCAACACCGCCCAGAAAGCAGTGTTGTCGAAGCTGAGCCCGGATCTGGTTGAAGCAACCACTTTAGCTGGTGAGCCTATTCTGGCGAAACTGACCAAAGCCCCGGGTAACAACGCGGCGATTGGTGGTTTGAAGGTTGTGACTGAGAATGGCTGGTTTGCAGCTCGTCCTAGTGGCACCGAGTCTATTTACAAAATCTATATGGAAAGTTTCAAAGGCGAAGAGCATCTGGATCTGATCCAGAAAGAAGCGCAACAGATTGTTTCTGCTGCGTTAGCTAAAGCTGGCGTATAATTTTTCCTGCTAATAAAAAAGCCCTGAATATTCAGGGCTTTTTGGTCTGGCACCGACAGAAATTACAGTCGGTATTCGTGACCGTGGTTTTGGATCAGTCGTTTAGTGACATCATGCTGCGGATTGGCGAATACTTCACTGGTCAGCCCGCTTTCAACGACTTCGCCTTGATGCATGATCAATACTTTATCGCTGATATGGCGCACCAGGCCCAGATCGTTGGCAACGACAACGTAAGATAACCCCAACCGTTCCTGCAATTTCAGCAACAAATTGACGATTTGTGAGCGCATGGAGACATCCAGCATTGAGAAGGCTTCATCGGCCACGATGATCTTCGGATCAAGGATCAGTGCGCGTGCCAGTGCGACACGCTGTTTTTGCCCTAATGAGATCATTTGCGGATAAAACAGCGCATGTTCGGGTAATAAACCAACCATACGTAATGTTTCGATCACGGTATTAGCGCGTTCTTCTTCCGATAAATCGGTATTCAGCCGTAATGGTGCCTCGAGAATTCGTCCGACCCGTAGTTGCGGGTTTAACGAAGAGTTCGGGTCTTGGAAGATCATGCGGATCAATTTGCAGCGTTTTTGTGTGTCTTCAAACGCAATCACTTCGCCATTTACTTCTATTTCACCAGATGTCGGTGGCACCACGCCAGCCAAAATCTTGGCGAGCGTACTTTTGCCAGAGCCTGTTTCACCAACCAATGCGAGCGTTTCACCTGGTTCGAGTGTGAATGAGATATCTTTTAATACCTGAACTGGCTTGCGGCGAAATAAGCCTACCCGATTGATAAAGGTTTTATTGATACCACTGACTTTCAATAATGGTGTGGAGTTCATCGGCTGGAGTCCTCCAGATTCAGTGGAAAGTGGCAATAAAACTGGTGTCCTTTACTTTGAGTGACACCTGGCATACGTACACACATTTTTTGTGCGTATGGGCATCGTGGCCCGAGGCGGCAACCGATAGGCAAATGCTGCAGTGGTGGTATGGAGCCGGGTAGGGTGATCAGCTCTGATTTATGCGGCAAGTTCTGACTGAAATCGGGTAATGCGTTCAATAGTGCGTTGGTGTAAGGATGATGCGGATTTTTTAATACCAGCTCTCGTGGGCCGGTTTCAACCATCTGACCACAATACATCACACTGATGGTATCCGCCAGATTCGCGATCGCATTTAAATCGTTACTGATCAACAAAATGGTGGTGTGGTTAACCACGTTCATTTTGTCCAGCAGACGCAGAATTTGTGCTTGTGTGGTGGCTTCCATGGCACTGATGGGCTCATCGGCGATCAACAGTTTCGGTTTGACC of the uncultured Tolumonas sp. genome contains:
- the pgm gene encoding phosphoglucomutase (alpha-D-glucose-1,6-bisphosphate-dependent) translates to MAQHPHAGKPARVEDLTNIPRLVAAYYLNKPDMSLPEQRVAFGTSGHRGSSLHNAFTESHIQAVSQALAEYRQSKGISGPLFIGMDTHALSEAALASAVQVLAANGVQVRIQQGLGYTPTPVVSHAILTYNRAGHADQADGVVITPSHNPPEDGGFKYNPPHGGPAEGDITKWVEDRANQILENGSVDVKVMPYAAAIASEFVQEHDYVTPYVNDLGNVLDMEAIRKSGIKIGVDPLGGAGVAYWDVIAKTYGLNIEVVNYRVDPTFSFMTLDKDGKIRMDCSSPWAMASLIGLKDKFDIALGNDPDYDRHGIVTKSGLMNPNHYLAVAIQYLFTHRPNWPAQAAVGKTLVSSSIIDRVAGKIARNLKEVPVGFKWFVDGLFDGSFGFGGEESAGASFLRKDGTVWTTDKDGFILALLAAEIIAVTGKDPQQLYDALTEEFGAPVYRRIDAPANTAQKAVLSKLSPDLVEATTLAGEPILAKLTKAPGNNAAIGGLKVVTENGWFAARPSGTESIYKIYMESFKGEEHLDLIQKEAQQIVSAALAKAGV
- a CDS encoding ATP-binding cassette domain-containing protein, with the protein product MNSTPLLKVSGINKTFINRVGLFRRKPVQVLKDISFTLEPGETLALVGETGSGKSTLAKILAGVVPPTSGEIEVNGEVIAFEDTQKRCKLIRMIFQDPNSSLNPQLRVGRILEAPLRLNTDLSEEERANTVIETLRMVGLLPEHALFYPQMISLGQKQRVALARALILDPKIIVADEAFSMLDVSMRSQIVNLLLKLQERLGLSYVVVANDLGLVRHISDKVLIMHQGEVVESGLTSEVFANPQHDVTKRLIQNHGHEYRL